AGAAGTGAAGTAAAATTTTACATAGAAGAGAGTAAGTATTGAAGTACTTATTGGGGTATGATGTTGTGTTTCATTAATGATGATTGTTGTTTGGTTATTACTTTTGATAACTATTTATGAAATGCATATTGtgtataagaaaataaaacagatGAGATAATAGCTATCAATAAAGTTGGTGATTGTAACAAGGGGGTAATGGCAAGCCAGTGGACAAGGTGATAGTAGTCAAAGGCCTTTAATAAATAAGCTAGCTAAAACCAGTAGGATTCCGTAGCAAACAAGTAAACTTTATATGGTCGAAGGTCTAGCACTCGTGAAGACGGACTGGTAAGAGCATTGACATGAAAGGAGTgctaagaaaataaattttaatactcAAACTAAATAACCACTACATTGCATATTTATGCATTCATTAATCCATTTCTATTCTTTGGTTGTATAATAACCAATTGGggggttttttctttaaaaaaaaaaaaaaaaagaaaaNNNNNNNNNNNNNNNNNNNNNNNNNNNNNNNNNNNNNNNNNNNNNNNNNNNNNNNNNNNNNNNNNNNNNNNNNNNNNNNNNNNNNNNNNNNNNNNNNNNNCAACTAGAGGTCAACTGATAGAAGGACTAATTTAATCTATTATCAAAATTACATGGActtcctgtaataaaaatgaaaccttaggagaaaaaaaataaagttatgaaacccCATGgggtatttaatatttaaccctaaacaaaaaccaaaattcactttcaaaattcaaaaccattGTCCGACctatataataaataaagagaaatgctagaggtcaataagtttttcatattttgctcATATTATGATATTCCCTTATAATCAACGGTTATATTTATAGGGTCCACAATTGCCTTATGTGAGATctacataagtttacaaattcaataattgatTGTAAAGaaatattagctaaatataaaaaatttattaacccttagcatttctcataagcgtttttttgttttggtacttttaattttaacgattttattgttattcacctgtattttattttattttatatcatatatagATTGTGTTGCCTTATtgataaatatgaaaaaatctCGTCCAGAAAGAACCGCATGGCAAGTTCTGGAACTTTCTACAGGATTCTCAAACCATCAGAACTATGTATCGACTGTCATTCGCAGCACTTCCTTCACACGTGACGCAACACCACACCGCTTCCTTATACTCAGCCTCACAGCTACGCTGTCATCGTCAACATCAAAGCACAACTTCAAGCAAAAACCGAAGCCAATTGAAAGAAAGCTTTGGCCTTTCTGAACTTGGAATATTGAAAGGATAAGTGAAAgtgaggaagagaaagagggaagtgGAACAAAATATGGGGGTGGACTACTACAAGATATTGCAGGTCGATAGGAATGCCAACGATGAGGATTTGAAGAAGGCCTACAGGAAGCTTGCGATGAAGTGGCACCCTGATAAGAATCTCAACAACAAGAAAGAAGCCGAAGCCAAATTCAAACAGATCTCTGAAGCCTATGAGGTACTTGTGCTTTTCCTTATCCATTAGCTTACGTTTTCTTATTGTGTGTTCCACCAGAACATGTGTGATGTGTTACTTCTACACAAATTCTTTCTGGTTTTTAGGATTACCCATCATATTGGATTTCTGggttttgttgggtttttagctttgtttgtcatatttatatatttcatgTCTGAGATCCTGAaaagttttggttttgtttaatttgtgtTGGGAATTTGGAATCTCTGTTTCTCTGTgcgattttcttcttttgacaTGTGGATATTGCAATTTTACTCTCTCAATATTTGAAGTTTAAGACCACCCATGATCAGAGTTTGTGCAGAAGTTACTGGGTTTTTGTTAATTCTTGATGGGAGTTCTTGCAGGTTCTCAGTGATCCCCAGAAGAGAGCAGTATATGATCAGTATGGAGAAGAGGGCCTAAAGGGTCAGGTGCCACCGCCCGGTGGTGCTGCTGCTGGCCCTGGTGGAGCTTCGTACTTTTCGACTGGTGATGGGCCGACGACGTTTCGATTCAATCCTCGAAGCGCGGACGACATTTTCGCCGAGTTCTTTGGAAATTCGAGCCCGTTTGGAGGCATgggaggtggtggtggaggcATGAGAGGGTCAAGATTCTCAAGTGGGATTTTTGGTGATGATATATTTGCATCTTTTGgggaaggaggaggagggggagggTCTATGAACCAAGGTGCTCCTAGGAAAGCTCCTCCTATCGAGAACAGGTTGCCTTGTAGTCTTGAAGAGTTATATAAGGGGGCTACCAAGAAGATGAAGATCTCTAGAGAAATTGCTGACATCAGTGGGTGAGTAATTTTTCTTAATTGATTATTTAACTTTGCTCAAATTTTGATTCTTCACTCGTGGTTGCGAATTTGGTTTGTGGGTATTAGTTGTTTGATCAAATTGAGTGATTGCCTTGTTCTGATTCCTTGTAATTAATTGGTTTTGCTGGTTTGATCAAAAAGACTCCACTTGCATTTGCAAGAGAAAGGTTGTCATACAATTGGGATAACAGGACAATGAAAATTagccattgatttttatttttttacaagctCTTGCTGATTCAAAGTTTGATTTTACTGCCACGTCATTCCCGTGGCATTCCAATTGTATGACAGTCATAGTTATCTGCTAAATAGTATTATTCATTTTGCAATTTGAAAGTTTGCTTCTTTGCATTTGGATTGTAATGGAATATGTCACTTTGGGGGAAGAAGTGGATTTGCACTTTTGAGTTGATAACTTCTACTTGATTTGGCTTAGAGAGTAGTTTTCATACATTAACCTGAGTGATAGGTATCTAAGTTTGTTCAAATTAAggaattgttttgttttttgtttttgttttttgtgattaGAGTTGTTTTGCTTTTAATTGGCTGATAATTGGAAATAGTTTCTTCCTTTTGAAGTATAAAGGGGCCTTTACCTGTTGTGACCTATTAAAGCAGGGTTGTTGGAACAAGTTTTGCAAGGTCATGTTTAGATCATTTTATGTAAACAGATCAAGGTATAAtaacatttttaatagaatgcTTGTGTAGATGTAATATATGCCTTACGGacctttgttcttctttttcttcctaataGGGGGTTTCTCTtctatacttcatgtgtacttagCTTGCGTTCCTCTGCCTTTTCcaatgagattgaattacttataaataagATTATCTGTTATTCTAACACAGAAATGTTAGAAATGCGTGACCAGTTTAGGGTCTTAAATGGACATAAAACCAGAAAGGCTATATTAGGAGAAGGGTCCTCTCCattaatgaaatggagaggagccggTTCCTTATTCAATAGaggcaaaattgtccaaaaaaaaaatgaaatgacaattttgcccctcttaaaataaaaaaccggctcctctccatttcaaatctccgtttcatttgaattggagaggacCCTATTCCGCTATATTAGGAGGGTTTTGGGAAacacaattttataaatttcctGCCTGGGAAATTTATCTTTAGGTCGTTTAGTCTTGGTAATGATGAGGAAAAATTgcttatttttataaatatcttACTTGTTGTATGGTCTTTGTCTGCCTATAAGTCATTGTTTAGTTTAGTCACAGTGTGGGATTTCACTTAGAAGTTGAAGGAAAGATTCCCTTAACATTTGGCTCGAAAaagtcccccccccccccaaaaaaaaaaggttattatgAATAGTGTAGTACAAACGCATCATGTATTTCTTGTTCTTGGTGTTTATATGGTATGATACTGTAGAAATGCTTTCTTCATGAAGTCGATATTTGCATAACAGAACCTTGAACTAGCAACTGCCACTTGAGCTGGTTTATGAAGAACTACTGGAGAATTGCTCTTTGTGGCGGTGATGTGATCTAGAcataattaattgctttttggctgcaaataaaataaatgtttcaAGATTATGATATTCAAttttaaacatgttttaatGAGTTTTCATTTTAGATAATTGGTATTATCCTTATTACTTGGCATTTTATAGGAATGGGAATACTAAACAACCATGCTTTTCATGACTTCCTGAATTCATCTAGTATAGTATCTTCAGGCAGAGTAAAACCAGTTAATGCTGACAAGATATGGAGTTGATTGCCTAGTTATTGACCGTTCTTATCGgcccttaatttatttatttttttagtaagacTAATCCAAGAGCTAATGAGCACCGTCACATTAGATTTAGTGAGATGAGGGTGTAGTTATTTATCATTACTCCATGGAAATTGCTTGACGTCATGCATATTTTCTCACTCATTCTGTGTTTTTTGCAGCAAGACAATGAAAGTGGAGGAGATTCTTACCATAAACATAAAGCCTGGTTGGAAAAAGGGCACAAAGATCACCTTTCCAGAGAAAGGGAATGAGCAGCCAAATGTTATACCTGCAGATCTTGTGTTCATCATTGACGAGAAACCCCATAGCGTGTTCACTCGAGACGGAAACGACTTGATCGTCACGCAAAACATATCCTTGGCTGATGCCCTCAATGGTTACACAGTTCACCTGACTACCATAGACGGCAGAAAGTTAACCATCCTAATTACTAATGTGATTCATCCAAACTATGAGGAAGTTGTTCCTGGGGAAGGGATGCCAATCCAAAAGGACCCTACAAAAAGAGGGAACTTGCGAATCAAATTCAACATCAAGTTCCCAACTAGGCTTACGGGGGAGCAGAAAGCTGGAGTCAGGAAACTACTGGGTCAGTGTCAGTGAGCAAGTACTACTCAACACTGAACGGAGCAAGTACTtctgtgaatatatatatagttttgtatttttggtaAACTAATAtgatagttttgattttttttttttttttttcattattgatTAAGGGTCGAGGATTGACATATTGGTGATGTTATCAACACATAGATTGGTGTCGTCTTTTCAATAGTTTTAAATAGAACAGCTTTCTTGCCGATGTCTTCTGGCTTTTGTGGAGCTCTGCTGAATATAGAGCATCTCTAGCAATATTAGCTAGAATAGCTAGTGAAAAAggacaaattttcattttagctattGCTTAATTTAGATATACTCCAATAGATTGTTTCttctactatttaaatattattttttgtaaattcttttattcttttgttttgtttatctctctctctccctctcacccAAGCTAAACAGCCCCACCACCGCACCAGTCTTTcgtctctctccccctcttccTCTAACCCAAGCTAACAGCCCCATCAAACACATACAAATCGGCAGTGGAAGGGCTAATCCTGCAGGCACAAGATCTCTTCATTTTGGACTGGAGCACATACgatttttgcatttgttttgggtttatGTATTTGGCTCAGAGGAATGTATTAGGTTGGTTTTCTATTTGCTTTTGCACTTCTCACATAATGGATATTGTGAGGTTTTGGTTTGCTGGGAGAGAGGGATGTCGAGTTGCaatgagaagaaaaatttaGAGAGGACGGTGCTGGGTTAACGAATTTGACGGAGAAGGCAAGGATGGGAgggagcgagagagagagagagagagagagaggagagagaagggagtaagaaaatattaaataaatgatcTAGCGTGCTAAGTGAATAGCAAGAAGTTCCTACTCACTGTAGCAAAATGTCCATTTTAGCTATTCTGCGGAAGACAATTTAGCTaataatagctaaatttaactattatgaACCTTTTAGCTACTCTGCCGGAGATGCTCAGTATTCATATGGGAGATCGTGATTGTGAACTTTTAAGAGCCTCAGCtatagggcttttttttttttttttttttttaatcttcattttattttattattatttttttcaaaaaaaaattgtctttttccTCGTAGCTTCAGGTTGAagtatatttatattttggaaaaatcaaCCGAGTTTCAAGTTCAtccctaaaaaattttattgttcCAAATGAATCAAGCGATTTCCGAAAAGGTCCATTTGAACAACTGGATTAATTTGGAAGACAGAATTTTCAAAGGATGAATATGAAAAATTCGACGATGTTTCAGAGATTAAACATGTCTTTACATCGTCTATTAGAATGATGAAAACCGACCACATGGGGGAGTGAAAAATAtgtccattatatatatatatatatatatatatattcttttttaacctttttcgaTTGGTAAATTACAGAAGAACCGGTGGGGCTTGAATCCACGACGTCACCCTCTACCTTACTACAGAGAGGGCCATAGCTCAAAGGTAGAGAGATATCCATTCATATTCAATTTCAGTAAATGTGCTTTGCACCTTTATAGAAAGTGTTGGATTACAGGGATGGTTCTGCACCATTTACAGataaaaaagaaggcaaaacaATGATGAAACGTCTCTTATACAATAACAATGTCGTCATTTCTTCACTCGCTGTAATCTGAGGATGTATATCTTGCAGCTTCATCTTGGCCAACTTTCGGCTCTCCGCCTCCATCTCCATACCCGTCTCCCTCCTCATCTGAGTCTCCATTTATATATTCCTCCATATCAACATCCCCTTGCACATCTTCCGCATCCCCTTCATTGtcatcaccaccaccatcatcttcttcatcatcatcatcttcttcttcttcttcttctacatcTACGTTATAATAGGTACTCTGCAGCAAGTTATCAGGCCTGCCATTATAGGGAGGGGCATACTCATCCATCACATTATCATCAAACTCATCTCCTGTTGCCAGACCATTTTCATCGTCGTAATCCGATCTTTCGGAACTGCTAGTATTTCCACCGTCCTCCACTTGCAACCGCATGTTTTCATCCCCACTCCACTCTTCCCTGACCAAGTCACTTGGTGATTTCTCAAGGATGATCTCTTTGGgactctctttttctctatcaACTATAACCACCTTTGCAGATCTCTGCCTGCTTCTAATGCTCCGACGACCTCGCCCACGCCCTCCTCGTCCACGTGGTCGCCCTTTCCATCCCAGTATCTGCCCAAATCTGTCACTGTTAGTGGTTGCACTTTTTTTGCGAGATTCAGCTCTGGAACGAATGACCCTTCTTTCTGATCTTCCACCACGAGTACGACCACGGGCCCTTCCACGACCCCCTCGTCCACGACCAGAGCTAGTAAGTCCAATAGTTGAATCAACCCAGTTCTCTTCCTTAAGATGTTCATCTTTATATGGTGCATGAGCTGTACCATCATCTTTTGAATTCTTGCCGATGGCATATTTTGATGGAAGcttctgaaaaataaaaaataaaaaaagaacgtCAGGTGTATATTTGTTAATAAGAACATTAATCAATCAAAGCACAAATTTAACCAAAAGGAGCAGTCAGCCTCGGGAGGTCAGAACTACTGGTAACTTATGTTATCAAGCCACAAATGTTGCCCTGCATCTCTGACATTTAGTTGGACTTGGAGTATAGCATTCCACCCGTTTAACACATGCCAGAAATCTATGTTCAGATACTTCCATTGTAAGCGGCACAAACTGTGTCAAGACCAAGACATATTTGGAAAGTGTGCCCAAAATGCACCTCCAAGGCATGGCCCAAAGAATCATATTCCCCGAGACCGATGTGCCTGTGAGGCGGCTAGGACCATATGCCTCAGCTCACCATGCTTTCAGCCACAATAAATTGGCACCTCCTTAAATATAAGATTAAATCTTTATAGATATACAGTTTACTCTAGAACTGAATACTCACATGTTTACAAACCTTTCACTCTTTAACAAGTAACTCACACTTCATATTCCATATTCCTACTTTCTTTTATCGAAGAGGTACTAATATCTAGAATCCTCAACACATGTTAATACTTTGAAgggaggggggagagagagagagagagagacagcaaAGAGATGGGAAAAAATCTCCTTCAAACTTCACTTATTGTCCAtgtaaaaatcttaaaatattagCCACTATATGACAATTCACCAGTTGGTACCTTTACCACTGTAGCACATAACaaatccacacacacacacacacgggGATTTAAGAAATGGTAGAATAGGAAGACATTCACACACGCATGCACACACCTACACAGGTACACACTTGCATAAATGTCCATGCTATTCCTTTCCAGACAAAATTTGTCTAATTAAAACCACTGTACTGCATGTCAAGTTTGACCTTTGTATTTAGGTAGGATTGAGCTACTAAGTCAAAAGAACGATTTCTATTATATAGGTAATGTGTTCCAATTTCCACTTTGCGCCGACAGATCTTTTACAACATGACACACTTGAAAACAAAGagtgatctttctttttttaacctCCATACTGACTCTTTCCCTACTCTTTGCCCTTAAACCATCCATCCAGCGGGAGATAAAGCCTCTCCAGCCTACTAGAATTGTTGCTTTACAAACTTCCTTTATCAAGATATGAAACCTAGTGCTGAAGTGAAAGCTACTGGTGAAGGCATGTAACCcttctttatttgaatttatttattttctccatttgaCATAATTCAGTAGTAACATGAAAAGAATACTCACTATAACCCAAGAACCCTTGTCCTTCTGAGAGTCCACCTTCTGCTGCAGAATATATGAGATTGATGAGTCGAATTCCATGAACCTTAGAGCCACAGCAGCAGTTGTATGTGGTATCCATGGAAGTGCAGGAACTGTTTCAGAACCAAATGAACGTCCTGAAGGGTTAGAGTAATCCAACAGCTCACTGGTGCTCTCAAAGTTTGAAGACAAATAGTCCCTCTTTATGGCACCTTCCAATGATGTCATAATCTGCAAAAGAACACAAACACATTCTACTACTTGGTAAGTTCTCCAAAAGTACACCTACAAATGAGAAACACAGCTAAGACACTGTTTTCAACACGTGCTTccattttcctttactttttgaTAAGTGATCGAACTATTCGCTGATGAAAATCATTTCGAATGACCATGAAAAGGCAACATCGAAAAGCCGTCAATAAACCAGAGAGCAAAAACTTGCCATAATAAGTATTTAAACTTCTGTTCCCAGTGGCATCACCTCCCATTGATTCTGGTGTCTTTCCAATTTCCAATATCAGTGGGTGTACAGGCATCCAGCATACTTGGTCGACCATTTCAAATTTCCCCTTTGCAACTTTTGCATTTCCATGCTGATGTAGGACAGGTTTTGGGAAACCCATGTGCCTGTGGTTGTGGTAAGCTTTaaggttttaaaaaattgtgaatttaggCTGGCGAATGCCATCCAGGGTAAACAAATATAGGATTCAATAGCAGAGAATGCTTGGAAAAGTGAACAAAATGGTTGGAATTTACTAGCAGAAGCCGGTGAAGGATTTGAAGGCTGGGGTTTTAGGGTTTCAAGCATACAAAGGAAAGGGTAAATTCGTAGGAGTTGCATAAAATTACAGATCTGTCCCTCATTACAAAAATAACCATAATgtctaaaataaaaacacaaatcaAAAGTGTTTTAACCCTAGACTCCTTAAAACACGATCTTTGAAACCTTATGACTTGTCCTAATCTGATGTTGCACATAAGCCCCCCACACAAGAAAAACTCTAAATTGGCAAAACTGAAAATCACTCTAAAGAGAGCAACTTCACCTTTCTCCCATGGCTGCCACAGGTgttcccaaattttcaaacCCTCTTATTGCATCCTAAATTCACTCCTGTTTTCCCGGAGAGACATGTAAATGGAATTTGGAACCCACATTATAAGATATCATGTGGTTTCTAATATCAGTATCCATTTATTAATGAAAAGGCCCACTAACTAGTTACAGTATCATTAACTCTCATACTCCAGGAATGgacaagaaaatgaagaaatttgaAATCACAAGCAAATATAACGAGAATGATGTTTGGAAGCTCTAATGCATATCCCTTCGAACAAGGCTAACTTATAACCTGAAGAAGGTCTTCAGCCAATGATAAGGAGTGCAATTTCATGCCCCATGATTTTCGATGACTGTCAGTCCAAAGAGGTTGAAGAGCTTCTGGTGGAAGAGAAACCTGCCAAGTCAGAATCAAGACAATATAAGCTGcatgaacatttaaaaaaaaaaagtaataatcaGCCAACAAAGTTCGCAAACGGCCATTCAAAATACAATATTTCTGTTATAAACTGAAACTCTAATAActtgaaaaatatatacaagCGTATAAACTGCAGGCATACCTCAACCAAAGCTAACAGCAACTTAAGTAATCGTATCTGGACAGGAGCTGAGAGTGAACCACACCAAGTACAATGAGGACCCACCTTCGGTTTCTCTTCACATTGAGACACATGTTCAGAAAAATTTAAGCTGCTCCCAGATGAACTGTATGTCTTATGGCAGGAAGGACAGTGGTTGTCTTcaaaagaataaatatcatGACAGTAATCACATGTACCCAGCAACTGTGTACACCTTTTTTTCCCATACTTCATTGCACATAATACTGAGGAATTAAAGCATTCTTTCCACATCCATTTTTCAAAATCCTGATATCTCTTCAATGCATCATTTTTTTCACCTTCATTTCTTCCAAGCTCAATTGCAAAAGATGTTGAGGTCTCTGACATATCAGAATCAGAGACACACACAGTACTTCTAGGGCTATCAGTACCTATGCTGCAATCAGGGCCAGGAGGCATTTCAATGGCTTCTGTTTTGACAGAGTCTCCATTATGTCTCCTCATGTTAGCACAATGCATATTCCTCCTAACAGATTCCTTGAAGGACATCTCGATCTTTTGCAACATCGTGTGCAAATGAGATTCTCTAACCCCACGTACATCTAAAGATGACAACAGAGCATCAAAACCCTGCATGTAGATGGTAGAAACTGATGAAAACCAGCATGGGCAATATGGAATATGCATGCGTAGGCAATCTTAGAAAAATTAACTGGTCAATGTTTCAGGATAAGTAGCACTagaagaagataaaataaaatattaaacacCCATCAAATACTGCACATGGCAAAAATGCGGTGTTTTAGCACCGAAGATCCTAAAGTAGCAAACATCTCTTGCGTCTACTGCCATCAAATACAAAAGGGCAAGGAGAATGTAGAACAGCTGCTACtacacaaacaaaaataaaaagcacaaaaaattcatataaaaaatagaTGCATGCATTACAGTGTAATAATCTTATAGAGACTGCTAAAGCATATAATGGCTCGCCAAAGAGAAAAGTACCTCTTCAGAATCAATAAGCCTCCAACATCCATCATGCAATTCAACAAAGATCCTGCCACAGCCCGGATCATTTCGAGAAGAAGATGTAATGAATTGCCAGTATCGATTACGTCTACGATCCTGACCAAGAGGCAGTGATCTATACACACACATCTCTTCTGCCTTATGCCCAATGTAAGATTTTAGCTGCGAGCGTGACCTTTCAGCGATATACGCTGCTTGCTGATATGGAAGATTCTCTGCACCAGCAGAGTAATCTTGCATTTGCAGGTTATCTTCAGAGGGCAAACGGCTAAGGTAATTTTGGTCATTCTGTAAATCATTTAACTGTTCTTGCTGGACGGCAGGGGCCACAGACGTCTCATTGTTTTTGTCATTGCCTGTAGGAAATGGACTTTGCCTACCCTCTGCCAAAGAAATTGTAAGGTTATGTTCCGTCTTGTTCCCCGTAAATGGTGAAAAATGCATCTTCATTACAAATTCTTCTTTCATACGGCGTTTATCAAGTTGTGCTTCTGCCCACATTTGCTTTTTTAGAGCATTTGCTGCTTCTAATCGTTCCTGAAAACCATTCTCATTTCAGATCAGACAATCAAAAGCAAttcaacaaattaattttttttttaaaaaaaaaaaaaaaaaaaaattgaggaaatGATACCTCAAGGACAACGCGAATTGAGTTTCCTTCAATTGCAACACCAATTAAAGCAATGAGTGCATTAAGGCGCTCCTCAACACTCAGATCAGAGTACTCTCCTTCCATAAGTCCCTGAACCCAAGGTTCACCAGGATTGCTTTCATCAATATCTGTATCTTCTTGATTAACAATGGCCACACTATTGCCGATTCCAGAGACATCAATAGACTGTGCAATAAGAGAACCAGTATCTTTATCCTCATTTATCACTCTAGACTGCATTGGAGACAAACCTTCATCAACATTCCCGAGACCAACTTGTGGAGTTTCCATAAAATCATCACTTCCCTTACCACTTCCCACAGGAGTTGCACTGAATTTGATAGCTTCTTCGGAATTGTGGTCTTCTTTATTTGGATTTATTTCAGCACCTAAATCATCAACCTCAGGATCCTCTCCTACATCACTTTCAGAATCTCCATCTCTTTCAGCATCATCAGCATCTTCTCCATCCACAATCCCGCTTTTAAATATCCGGATTCTTTCCCTGGCTGCAGAAAGTATTGCCTCAGCATCAGCCGGATCCTTCCGATAGGGAGGACGTACACAATATGTTGATGGGGCTGTCCTCTCAAAAAGTTTTGAATCCCTAGATAAGGCAGCAGCAATAGAAGCTTCGGGTGTCTTGCTTGTAGTGAGATCCCGAAGCCCAGATTTCTAATAACAAAATAGATAAGCTAATAAACGAATTAGTTAAATACACATAAACAGAGCTCATACAATCACCAAACTAGAGTTACCTGAATCTTTTCTGCAACCTCTAATATGGTAAGGCCCATACTTCCCTCAAGAGAAAGAACATGAAATGCTGCAAATTTGACAGTTCCAGGTGTCAATCGATGCCTAGATCTGCGTGGATTAGAAAAACCCCTCTCTTGCATTATAGCAACAGCATTTTCAACAGCTGCTCCATTGCGCAAATTAGAAATTACATCTTCACCATCATTACCCTGCATTGCACCAGGGgaataaaattgtaaaacaaACTGGAaagagttttctttttttttttttgataagtaaaatggAAAGAGTTAAATGAACATATCCGGATCTCTTCAGGCACTTCAtccaaaggaaaaaaggaaagaactCAACACTAAGCTGATATATGCATGTAATTATTTCTAGAttagaaatatatttttcaacaaTCACAGGTTTATGAACCAGTATCTCTCATAATTCATACCAATTACTGACATAGTTTCCTCAATCTTCTTGAAACTTTATTAACATGTCTTTAAAGGAAAACAATGTCAATGTGAACACATAACACCAAAAATCATTAATACTCGGTTGTACATTTAACATGAATTAGGGAAAAAAAGGCTttaaaatagagtaatgctaaggaccatctttttatcctcctaaagttgatgtggcttttaaaatcaccattaaattttagatgaatcatacttgaattttgatccaatggtgattttgaaagccacatcaagtGTAGGAGAATtaaaagaggataaaaagatagtccctagcattactctttaaaacACCTCTAAAATGCAGCATCTAGATACAACACCACCAGTCAAAGTAATAAGTTTAGCCAACTGGAAATTGGTcaaaaaacaagagagagagagagagagtagtaaCCACTAGGATCAATTTTTAGCATTGAAGCACCATGCCTAAAAAAGAGAGTTC
This window of the Corylus avellana chromosome ca5, CavTom2PMs-1.0 genome carries:
- the LOC132182348 gene encoding uncharacterized protein LOC132182348 gives rise to the protein MGVDYYKILQVDRNANDEDLKKAYRKLAMKWHPDKNLNNKKEAEAKFKQISEAYEVLSDPQKRAVYDQYGEEGLKGQVPPPGGAAAGPGGASYFSTGDGPTTFRFNPRSADDIFAEFFGNSSPFGGMGGGGGGMRGSRFSSGIFGDDIFASFGEGGGGGGSMNQGAPRKAPPIENRLPCSLEELYKGATKKMKISREIADISGKTMKVEEILTINIKPGWKKGTKITFPEKGNEQPNVIPADLVFIIDEKPHSVFTRDGNDLIVTQNISLADALNGYTVHLTTIDGRKLTILITNVIHPNYEEVVPGEGMPIQKDPTKRGNLRIKFNIKFPTRLTGEQKAGVRKLLGQCQ